GCCAATAAAACAACTTCATCTCCTTTAGGGGATGCCTAAATCTGGCCTACACTGGTAGATCATTTAACTGTCTCTGGTTATGGTACACACAGTAGTATGTAATATTACAAGTACCATATTCTAATACTTTCCGATTACAGCACATAAAACGGATTAACTTTATAGGTTGTACTGTAAATGTTTTGCCGTGCAATGCTCAGCTGTAGGAACGCTTCAGATATCGCTTTGACTCAGACGTAAGAGTTACTAGAGCTTTGTTTGACACTGCAGATATCTGGACATGTTGAGTGGTCAGGCTGGCAAGTAAAGACGGCCATTTACCTTTGCCAGTCAGGGGGTACAATCTACAAACCAGGTAAACACAATCAGAAGTACATTGGCTGCTTGCAATCCTTTGTATGAGAGCCTATTACAGGGTCTACAGTTCTACCGGCCAGGAGTTCCCAACTCAACCTATTAAATCTTTTTGGAGATAAATTATGCTTATCCCAATATAGAATAAAATTAATCACACTCCCACTCTGTATCAGTTTCTTTAAGCACAAAGGTGTCATTGCTGTTAAATCCAAGGTAAAAAATGTGTATGCCTTTTTGGCTGTTAATAACCTGTGTACAGAGTTTTAGGGCCTATTCACTAGAGGGAGGTCTATTGCAGTACATTTAACACAAGCGTGTTGCTTCAAGGCTGCCCATTCATTGGGTGTACTAGCTCTTAAATTACATTTGTTAGGTTACAACCCAGATTTATTTGGTAAACTTAACACAATTGTAAGTGAACCCATTTAGCATCAATCTGGCAATAGTGGTTCCCACAGCCTCAGCTGATATGGCTATATAATGCCATATTAATGGCATGGGTGATTTATGATACTGGTTTTCATTTAGAGTTTCTGCATGCCAAATCAGAATGATCCAGTTGTAAAATTCCCTTTAAACTATTTCAAGATCATAAAATCTGGTTGTTTGAAAGATGTGCACAGGAATACATTAGTAAAAAAAGACAGTtgatgctgtcatttttttttgtttgttttcacaAAGCTACTTTGAGTACAGTAATGTTATTATCCAATATAAAGTATGAAATTTTGCAATTCTCTCTGTTCCTGTTCATTGTcacgaaaatatatatattttagctgcTTTAAAGATGACCAATTTCATCAATGTTTATTACATGTAATGTAATTATGCCTCAATATATGGTGTCATTTTAAAAGCATCACCGATTTATCCATACAGATCATTCAGAAACTAACTTTGGCAGATGGAAACAGTCCAGGTACTGTGGCCCTCTTAGGTGTATCACAAACATTTAAGTGtgaataaataatatatacacaATGTATACATGACAATTTGCACTAAGGGGCTTGTATACTCCAAATAAGGATGCACCTTGTGCATTAAAGGAGCATTTAGTTCATAGTCTGTAGAAAGGTGGATATTTTACATAGCAGAGTAACAGGTTTAAGTAGCACTGAGGCCAGCTGTCTTAACAGATGTCCATAGTTTGATAAACATGACATGTTCTCCACATATACAGGCCACtagcatttatttttaaagtcagTGATGTCCCAAGCATTGGAAGAACCAGGTCATATCTAGTCCAGATCTATGGAGATACAGCGACACTGCTTGACACGTGtaattcttttcttctttatggGTGGTTGTAATTCCGGGCAGTTAAGTGTGACCACCATACTGGTGAATTTTTTAGGCTTACAGAAAGAGCAGGATTGAAAGGATCCCTCCTCCCGGCGAATGTGCCTAGGGATGTAAAAGGAATTGCATTGCCCATAGCAGAATCTGTTGAGGATGGTACGTTTGATACATCCCTCCTCATGAATCGTTTGCTTGAGTGGCTGTGTCTTGCACCAGTCCCTCTTCAGATACTTTCTCTCAGTAACATGCAGAGCTTCCTGACTGGACTCCAGCACTTCCTCAGCCACTAGAGCTTgtcctttaccttttcctccatTTCGATTGCCTGGATGTGTCTGACTTTGTTCAGAGTCATTTGCCTGCCCTTTGTCTGGTGGAGGGATGGCCCCTTGGGATCCGCGAACCTTTTTATTCCCTTCAGTATTGGGTAATAGGAGTCCAAAGAGAAGGAACATTGGTCCTAATGTATAAACCAAGCGGTTCATCCTAGGAGAAACATGAaaaggttgttattttacataacaaagcaaaaaaacatatacacTACAGTACTATAATATATGTTTGTGGaaaaaatatagcatatacaattgctacacaagccatgttgtaattttatgtttttttttaaatgacctttCCCTTTCAATCTGCAGCGCTGTAATTTTTGGGCAAAatccaatgcaatatggcaacctggaggcctTCTGTACACAGAACTAATCCAACAATGTAATTTCCTGCGTGTgtaattggctcactgattttcccacaaGTCTACCCTAAGATGAGTCAGaatttagaccagtgtttctcaacctttttccagtctggCATCCTAGTCTAAGACTTGGTTTGCATTCCTGCATGTTGGGAACGTGCACAAAATCATGTACAGACCTGTAGACAAACATGCTACTGTTTAGCAAACGAAGGATACAGACactgcagctttcctcattagaacccaGAAATTGCATCAACTGAATATTAATGACAGACCCTCCCATTCAGAGTATGTGATCAGTCTGGTGTAACAAAGGGCTAAATTTTCATAGCAACAAACGGTAGGCATCTGCCACTctgtgtagagtataagatttcctatcatcttgccacaaagagttaatccagttctgagcaatcctcttttctttttttcagtgagataaacggacaaacaggagaaaacttttgtccattcttcacccttgctgtgaatgataggttatttacatatctcatgcactagtctgagacaggcattattttttaattcccacccccactccttttctgaagtcatgtggttacttttctgtattttgactggttgttagtgatcatagcagcatTTAGTgtcaggaatacacaggagaaaatgcatgttgacaaggagtgtagaggtgggtggggagtctactgacatcatgactccacccaccgagctccagacaacagatccacccacagaatctgcagtttttcagttcttataacagacagaggggagacatttgacaggtaaggatacttgcaggaggcatgtatatccttatagatcagcactatggcagtagtttagaaaggatgagagtgggtttacatccactttaaatcccTGCAatatacattgatcacccagTTTCTATTATCAACAAATTTGGAGTTAGTTTGAGGTTAGTGATCATGTTGATTGTTTCATAATTGTAAAAAGCATTTGTAATACAAAATGATGGTAAAGTATGATATGACAAAAAGAAAGTATGATGGCTACCAATTATTAAAACACTACTGTTACGTATATTACTTTTTCACATTGCTTTCACTGTAATGTACATGTCACAATTAATTCCATTAATTTTATAAACTGAACCTCCTTTGCAGTGTCTCCAATCACTGGCGGGGGCCCCTATGCAGCAACGGCAATATGCATGCTTCCCCATGGAATGCAGATCGATGTCAAGCCACTCTGTAAGTAGAAATGTACAGGCAGCACAATGACTTCCTGAAAAGGAGGACATGTGACCTGCCCACTTGGCTTTCATTGGCATGAGGGCAgagggtaaataaaaaaaaaaaaaaagaagtctgctgctccaggtgtatgcaATACCTTGATTGGAACCAAGTAGGAGTGCTAGCCCCGGCCCGCCTCCATAAAAACTTGAGAAAaataagaaatggctgcacatccaaagtttccaaaaagtgccttttattgcagGCGGTCAAAATACACCAGGGACAGCAGGTGTTAGTGAGGTAAAACATGATTAACACCTGCTGTCCCTATTGTATTTTGACCGTctgcaataaaaggcactttttggaaactttggatgtgcagccattttttttttttctcatgaggGCAGAGGGATCTACATGAATGATCTGCGATTCATCATCATATGTGTGCATTAGCAATGCACGCAAATggaatcatgggacatgtagcccCACCAGCGACCATGAATGAGAGCGAGGGTGCACACTACCTGAACTGAGCACTGCACCTGAACCATGGTTTCTAAAATAAATGTAAGTTAAAGGTTTTCAATACAGGTGGTTTGAAATTTTATGAATTTCATAAACGGATTATATATAGTAATTTAAAAATGGCTTTTAATATGagggtttattactgctttaaaaTTAAAATGGTTGATAACATAGAATAGTAGCAACAAGCAAAGTTtactattatttaaccacttcagccccggaagaattggctgctcaatgaccaggccattttttgcgaaacagcactgcatcgctttaactgacaattgggcagtcctgcgacgttgcacccaaacaaaattgatcttttttttccccacaaatagagctttcttttggtgatatttgatcatctctgctgttttaattttttgcgctataaacataataaGAGcgcaaatttgggaaaaaaaaatgttgtactttGTAATAGccccagtttttttaaaaaaaggtaatttttgtaATGGCTccagttgtttttttaaaaaggtaaattttttcctcagtttaagccgatatgtatttttacatatttttggtaataaatatcgcaaaaaatgtatattgattggtatgcgcaaaagttatagcatctacaaaaacagtggatagatttatgaatttttttttaattgttgattgatttttatcaggactacgacattatggcggacatatcggacacttttgagacatttttgggcccattggcatttatacagcgatcagtgctatgaaaatgcactgattactgtaacaatttcactggcagggaaggggttaacactagggggtgatcaaggggttaactgtgttccctgggtgtgtgttctaactgtgggggataggactgactataGGCGATGagagatcgtggttcccagctcgTAGGAACTCgcaatctctctctcctctcctcacagaactgggatgtgtgtgtttacacacacacacacacgtccctgttctctCGTGCCCACAATCGCTCATGGCCAGCGGTCATCGTGACTGCCAGCCACGAGCATCAGCCCCCCCCTGCTGTGCCAcagtatgacggcggctggtcggcaagctgttaaGGTATTCttaaattctgcacagtaatggtACTTTCTACAAAGATATTTGTGAATATCCTCGCTGGGTCTACTATGTTAACTAGCACAATTATGTTTAGGAAACTGTTGGCATACCTTTAGAAATTAAATcagtctttctcaaccttttcaacacggGAACCCTTAAAAAGAAACTTCTGAtctcaaggaacccctgctaGAAATGACTATATCTACATCTCATGATACACCAGtggggtggtcagtgggaagaatggccctTGCCCTTGTGGTCATGGGGAAGAATTGCCCCCTTACAGGTAATAAAAAGATCACTAGTGTCAATGGTAACTtagctgagaggcagaaattgcttaaGGAACGCCTAGCAAGCTTTGGAGGACCcccagttgagaaaccctgcattAAATGAACATTACCATCTTTACCATGTTTATaacaataccacagcaaaattaaatttctaacggaaaaaatgtaatttaaaattgcttgcggctgtaatgtattgccagatcccggcaatatacataaaaaatcattGGGAAAAAACAGTGCGGTTTCCctacgggtctggtatagatattaaggggaactccacggcatttttttttttttaatggggggggttcccctccaaaatccataccaggcccttcaggtctggtatggattttaagggaaaccctgaaccaaaatgggaaaaaaatggcatggggcccccccaatatccattccagacccttatccaagcatgcaacctggcaggccgcaggaaaagggggaggggtgacaGGCGGCTCTCCCTATGAGAATGCGTATCGGGTACAtggtacccattcaccaaaaaagtaaaaattatagtTTTTGACATGGGGAGGCTGGGATCTGGggctccccttgttaaagggcacttacagattccaataagccccccgcctgcagacccccacaaccaccgggcaagggttgtggggatgaggcccttgtccccatcaacatggggacaaggtgctttgaggggaCCCctaagcatcctccccatgttgagggcatgtggatctggtatggttcaggaggagggggaactccccccccctcctttttctgaAGGCTTGCCAGGTTGCATGTTCacattttggcgcagggtttcccttaaaattcataccagacctgaagggccttatatggatttttttttggggggggggacccccacaccatttatattttacattttggcgcagggttccccttaaccacttcaaatcCACTATTATATAAACTACACTGCCTGCATTGACTAAATATAGAGTATACACTGAATATATaggctacactgaatgcagagtgtgtgtgtgtgtgtgtgtgtgtgtgtatgtatgtatgtatgtatgtatgtgtgtgtgtgtgtgtgtgtgtgtgtgtgtgtgtgtgtgtgtgtgtatatatatatatatatatatatatatatatatatatataaaatgcactgccactaactaacctgcctgcctaatcTAGCACAATCCATCTCTATCCACACACTATGTAAACAGCATTCTGCCTTGGGACAATTATGTCAGCACGCTGTGATtgaccaaagcatgcaggtcaggtgcatgctttgttcaatcatcatacagcaatgcactacgAACTCGCAGTGCCCCATATATTCAGTTAGTTTTAGAACAATCACCCAATGTTCAAGTTGATCTTGCGTTCGACTCGAACCGCGGGCTCATCCCTAACTATAAGCCACTGTGTCCCTTTCAGCTGTCACCTAATGTGTTGTAGGGTTGAGGATCATCTTGTGATGCACATCAACCTCCATGGAAGAAATCGGAAGAGCCAATggtcacacattaacataaattgGACTTTTTGTGTCttagtctttttttcaacctcacctactatgtaactatatatatatatatatatatatatatatatatatagtgacatgagacgttttttcagtgagatcagacaaaaatttccctgcaaaaaacataaaaaatgattaaaaaacaaaCTGACCCTGTCTAACAATTTACATTAAAACAGAGGTGAGATCATCAGCCCTTCTGCATCACAGCAGGACTATTTTTCCTGATATAAATAGAAAAGGAGGGCAGTaccgtgcaaagtggatttgtgcaACCATTTGGATTAACAATTTTGTTTCTTCATTTTATTAATTAAGACATCGAAGTAAAAGTAATCCTTAGTCAGGAATAGATATTAAAGAAGAACAAAGGAATAGCTGTTACTAAACATCTCCATTAGGCACATAAAGTACCATGAAAGACTTCTTGATCATACAGATGAGAAAATTAGGATTGTGAAATAGCCCCCTTATCCACCTAACATCTCTAACATATGTCTGCTACATTTGAAATCATTTTATGAAGATTAACAAGACATCTGTATAAGCGTGTAAATAATTTTAATTGGTGTCCTGGATCTAACAACTAAAAGACCAATTTAAATGCTTAAAGACCACAGGAAAGAATATAAAAGGTTTCTTTGGATCCATTTATACAATTAGGCTAAGTCTATAATAGTGTTATGTATTACTCTTGAGGTTTAGAGCCACATGCAGCAAGTAACTGTCTATGTATTTCAGATTCCTGACTGATCCTTTATGCAGATACAGCTTTTCATGCTGTAGCTGGTCTATTAAATAAGCCCACATTAACAGGACATGGCTGGCATATTTACCATTAGACCCTAAATAAGCATTGCAAGTAAATATAATAATCATATGCTGTAAGAAATGCTGAAATCTGGGCAATTCAAACAAAGCCcatatttgaaaaatatataaaaacaggcAAACAGTGAAAATGATCAGAAAATCCAGAGATGTGAGCCATTACCTCCTTTGAAGGCCATCACAATACCTACTATGTTTTGGTGCCACATTTCTGCATCTGGCACAGGGTGCCTTGAAATCTGTGCAGGGaactaaaaaaaaactcacatatcAACAAAATCTAGAGAGAAACATTCTGACCAGTATAATTATGAGACAGCTAAAACAGTTTGCTCAAGATAAGTGGGTCAAACTACCTGTTGGCAGGTACAAAAGTCTCACAGAGATCTACAGAAATCATTTATTTGCAGTATTTGTTTCTTAAATTGTGCAACAAAATATTGGGCTAAGGGTTTGATCATTTTTCCTCCATgccattttcttttgttttatttaaaatattctgTTGAATAAAAAACAGTCCGATTTTTATTAAATAGGTAAATAAGCTGGTtgctaattactgtatttatcggcgtataacaagcacaggcgtataacacgcaccctaactttaagagttaagtttcaggaaaaaacttttcacagccccctgcgtataacacgcaggcacagtttaccctctattttcagggtaaaaaagtgagtgttatatataACACTCGcccataaatacagtacttttgtCAGTTAAAAGTAATTtcatataaaattatattttttttggtgaaaaagtACTAACACATTTTGTCCACGGTTGTATATACAGTTgtactcataagtttacataccagaatttcttggctatttttcagacaatatgaatgataacacaaaaacttttcttttactcatggttagtgtttggctgaagccatttatttaactgtgttttctcttttttaattataataacaaCAAACTACCCAAagcaccctgatcaaaagtttacataccctggtgatttttgcCTGATGACAGGCacgcaagttgacacaaaggggtttaaatggctattaaaggtaaccatcctcacctgtgatctgtttgcttgtaattattgtgtgtgtgtgtgtgtgtgtgtgtataaaagctcaaggagtttctggactcctgacagacccttgcatctttcatctagtgctgcactgatgtttctagattctgagtcatggggaaagcaaaagaattgtcaaataaTCTGCAAGAAAAGGTAGTTAAActatataaaacaggaaagggatatgaaAAGATATACAAGGAatcgagaatgccaatcagcagtgttcaaactctaatcaaaaaGTGAAAATGAGGGGTTCCGTTCGGAACACAAAGAAAAAcgcacaaataacttcaggtgaaaggcaggactctctgaaaacatgtggtgtggctgtttcaagatgcacaataaggaggcacttgaagaaagatgggctgcatggtcgagtcgcagaagaaagccattactttgcaaatgccacaaagtatcccacttacaatatgccaaacagcaaagtcatatggagtgatgagaccaaaattgagctttttggccacagccataaacactacatttggagaggatgcAACAAggacaccattcctactgtgaaccacgaaggtggatcgctgatgttttgggaatgtgtgagctacgaaggcacaggaaattttggtcaaaatttatggcaagatgaatgtgtagtatgttatcaaaaaataccagagtaacatttgcattcatcagctaggaagctgcacatgggacgtacttggacattccaacatggacaatgatccaaaacacaaggccaagtcgacccatcattggctacagcagaataaagtgaaggttctggagtggccttctcagtctcctgacctcaatatcattgagccactctggggagatctcaaacatgcagttcatgcaagacagcccaagaatttacaggaactggaggctttttgccaagaggaataggcaactttaccatctgagaagataaaaagcctcatccacaaataccacaaaagacttcaagctgtcattgatgtgaaagggggcaatacacggtattaagaactggggtatgtaaacttttcatcagggtcatttgggtagtttctgttgtgattatgatttaaaaagaataaacacaGTTCATTGATAATGGCTTCAGCCAAGCACTAAACATacgtgaaagaaaagtttgtgttatcattcatattctctgaaaaatagccaagaaatcataaattctgacagggtatgtaaacgtatgagcacaactgtatgtgcaAACCACAATTTACAAAATATTAGCACACTTTGATAGTTCTCTATCTGATATTTACTATAACAACAATCAGAATTCAGCACCCTCAAGAAGAAAGTTTATTCAGCTTTGTGTGTTGAGCTGCACAATCCAACATCTGTGGGCTAATTTAATTAATGGGACAAGGTCACATTCCAGCACTAAGAATTTAGAAAATAACAGTGTAGTGGCTAAATATTGTCTCTTGTGTGTTCATGTACTGAGTGTTCCCATAGAGCAgcagtctccaaactgtggccattTGTCTTTATCCAGCCATTGGGCCACTTTTCCTCCAGTTGACACAAATGATGACTTAAATTTAAAGGTatacacttgggggctaagaatatgcaagcaacatacatactagggggagtacaactgggggaatcaatggtggagaaggatctgggtgttctggtagatcataacctcaataataacatgcaatgccaagctgcggtttccaaagtgagcaaagtcctttcttgtattaagaggggtatggactccagagagagagagagagagagagaattttaCCCCTGTACAAATCGTTAGTAAGatctctggaatatgcagttttgggcaccagttcacaaaaacaatattgtttttttgatgcattCTTCTAAGCATTACATATGATCAGTGGTGGTGAGCTTGGACTCTGTTTAAAGGGTTCAAACTAAAGGACAACAAAGAGGTTCTCTGGGTCCATTGTGCACCGCAGATGGTGTCCTCACCCTCTTTTACACGTATAGTGTTGCAAAAATGACTGTGTTTATGTTAACATTTCTACCAGGTGAATAATGCAGGTCTAGAGAGGTATGAGGAAACTAATACTATAACAATAGAAAATCTCAAGTCTGCACAATGATGTAGACTCCAAACCCAAAATAATCTGATACTAGCAAACAAACAATTCCACGTTTATTAGATCATTTTAAGATGTCACTcccaaataaaaatgtcatattaaaatatttataagATGACCAGATTTTCCAAATAAAACCCACTGGCACagaactgtgccatgccactttAAACAGCACCAATAAAATGGCATGCATTTTGTTAATGAGACACAAAATTCTTgattgcattttttaatgtcatttattGTCTACTAAACTGTATTTTTAATGAGGAAGGAGTTACTGACTGCAATGATCCCATTGCAAGAGACCATGTGCGAGATGAATAAAACATTGTGTTACCCCTTAACAACTCCTAACAGTCATCACTGTTGTTTCTTATATGTGCATGTTCTTATACCATTAGGTCAATGTATCTGTGTCCATCACAAACTCAAATTGCACTTGTGCCTGCAAGTGGAAATGCCCTTTTGGGCACATATGTCCATGTCTTTGCTTGTATCATACCCCATGGTGTTATTAGCACCAGTGAACCCAATTTATAGTAGTACTAAATCCTCAGCAtttttagcttaaccacttgccgcccgccaatgacaaattggcggcaaagtggttgtagaatcctgactggacgtcatatgacgtcctcaggattctgagccgctgcgcgcccccgggggcgcgcatcgcggcgatcgttgttgcagggtgtcagtctgacaccccgcaacaccgatctcggtaaagagtctctcacggagactctttaccacgtgatcagccgtgtccaaccacggctgatcacgatgtaaacaggaagagccgttgatggctcttcctcactcgcgtctgacagacgcgagtagaggagagccgatcggcggcactcctgacggggggttcgcgctgattgtttatcagcgcaaccccccctcggatcgccacactgtaccaccagggaagggcaaaaaaaaaaacataagtctgggcaaaaaaaagcattgaaaaaaagatgccaatcagtgcccacaaatgggcactgattggcacacatgggtaaattagtgccgcccca
This window of the Rana temporaria chromosome 13, aRanTem1.1, whole genome shotgun sequence genome carries:
- the GREM1 gene encoding gremlin-1, whose translation is MNRLVYTLGPMFLLFGLLLPNTEGNKKVRGSQGAIPPPDKGQANDSEQSQTHPGNRNGGKGKGQALVAEEVLESSQEALHVTERKYLKRDWCKTQPLKQTIHEEGCIKRTILNRFCYGQCNSFYIPRHIRREEGSFQSCSFCKPKKFTSMVVTLNCPELQPPIKKKRITRVKQCRCISIDLD